A part of Loxodonta africana isolate mLoxAfr1 chromosome 11, mLoxAfr1.hap2, whole genome shotgun sequence genomic DNA contains:
- the TTC9B gene encoding tetratricopeptide repeat protein 9B: MQRGALSPALMLSAAPEPPPRPPPALSPPGPGPRHGSARPGAAPEPSGGLGAALDSSLRAAVAFKAEGQRCYREKKFREAIGKYHRALLQLKAAQGARPGGPPAPAPAPAPGPAASPGPARLSEEQRRLVENTEVECYDSLTACLLQSELVNYERVREYCLKVLEKQQGNFKATYRAGIAFYHLGDYPRALRYLQEARSREPTDTNVLRYIQLTQLKMNRCSLRREDSGAGARTPDVIG, translated from the exons ATGCAGCGCGGCGCGCTGTCCCCGGCGCTGATGCTCAGCGCTGCCCCGGAGCCTCCGCCGCGCCCTCCTCCCGCCCTCTCGCCGCCGGGCCCGGGCCCCCGCCATGGCTCGGCTCGGCCCGGTGCTGCTCCGGAGCCGTCGGGGGGCCTGGGCGCGGCGCTCGACAGCAGCCTGCGGGCCGCCGTGGCGTTCAAGGCGGAGGGCCAGCGCTGCTACCGCGAGAAGAAGTTCCGGGAAGCCATCGGCAAGTACCACCGGGCGCTGCTGCAGCTGAAGGCGGCGCAGGGGGCCCGCCCTGgcggcccgcccgcccccgcgcccgcccccgcccccgggcCCGCCGCCAGCCCCGGGCCGGCCCGCCTCAGCGAGGAGCAGCGGCGCCTGGTGGAGAACACGGAGGTGGAGTGCTACGACTCTCTCACCG CTTGCCTGCTGCAGTCGGAGCTGGTGAACTATGAGCGCGTGCGCGAATACTGTCTCAAGGTGCTGGAGAAGCAGCAGGGCAATTTCAAGGCCACCTACCGCGCTGGCATTGCCTTCTACCACCTGGGTGACTACCCACGCGCGCTGCGCTACCTGCAGGAGGCCCGCAGCCGCGAGCCCACAG ACACCAATGTCCTCCGCTACATCCAGCTGACTCAGCTGAAGATGAACCGGTGCAGCCTTCGGCGGGAAGACAGTGGGGCCGGGGCCCGGACTCCGGATGTAATCGGCTGA
- the CCNP gene encoding LOW QUALITY PROTEIN: cyclin-P (The sequence of the model RefSeq protein was modified relative to this genomic sequence to represent the inferred CDS: inserted 1 base in 1 codon; substituted 1 base at 1 genomic stop codon), with protein sequence MLVRSRGPGSTFRVRPLCXRXTPGPSPSQSPAASLDSEPPSASLSDGVPAATRLSPGGPARPPGPWAPPGLEEALGALGLEGEREYAGDIFAEVMVCRALPGRALPPAVTPEMRALVVDWLVQVHEYLGLAGDTLYLAVHLLDSYLRSGRVRLHRLQLLGVACLFVACKVEECVLPEPASLCLLGAGSFSPAELLRAERRILSRLDFRLHHPGPLLCLGLLGALAGSSPQVMLLATYFLELSLLEAEAAEWEPGRRAAAALNLAHRVLDRTGPEPAFYSPAELAPLEPCMARAALRGPAPGRAAVFLKYARPQRQGTSLAAARLLRRPQPRRPQPGPP encoded by the exons atgctggtgagaagcAGGGGCCCAGGATCCACATTCCGGGTGCGGCCTCTCTGCTGAC TGACCCCAGGCCCCTCTCCCTCGCAGAGTCCGGCTGCGTCCCTCGATTCAGAGCCTCCGAGCGCCTCCCTCTCCGACGGCGTCCCTGCGGCCACGCGTCTGTCCCCAGGAGGCCCCGCGAGGCCGCCGGGACCGTGGGCGCCGCCGGGGCTGGAGGAGGCGCTGGGCGCACTGGGGCTGGAGGGAGAACGCGAGTACGCAGGGGACATCTTCGCCGAAGTTATG GTGTGCCGCGCGCTGCCAGGGAGGGCCTTGCCACCTGCTGTGACCCCGGAGATGCGCGCGCTAGTGGTGGACTGGCTGGTCCAGGTGCAC GAGTACCTGGGTTTGGCGGGGGACACGCTGTACTTGGCCGTGCATCTGCTGGATTCCTACCTGCGTTCAGGCCGAGTGCGCCTCCATCGCCTGCAGCTCCTGGGCGTGGCCTGCCTGTTCGTGGCTTGCAAGGTGGAAGAGTGCGTGCTTCCCGAG CCTGCCTCCCTCTGCCTCCTGGGGGCCGGCTCCTTCTCGCCAGCCGAGCTGCTGCGCGCAGAGCGCCGCATCCTGAGCCGCTTGGATTTCCGGCTGCACCACCCCGGCCCGCTGCTGTGCCTCGGACTGCTCGGTGCGCTGGCTGGGAGCAGCCCCCAG GTGATGCTCCTCGCCACCTACTTTCTGGAGCTGTCCCTGCTGGAAGCCGAGGCTGCAGAATGGGAGCCGGGTCGTCGCGCAGCTGCCGCGCTGAACCTGGCGCACCGCGTGCTCGATCGGACTGGGCCCGAGCCAGCGTTTTACAG CCCCGCGGAGCTGGCGCCCCTGGAGCCGTGCATGGCCCGCGCCGCACTCCGGGGCCCCGCGCCCGGCCGCGCCGCCGTCTTCCTCAAGTACGCGCGGCCCCAGCGTCAGGGCACCAGCCTGGCCGCCGCCCGCCTGCTCCGCCGCCCGCAACCCCGCCGCCCCCAACCCGGGCCTCCCTGA